A region of Streptomyces sp. NBC_01750 DNA encodes the following proteins:
- a CDS encoding type II toxin-antitoxin system VapC family toxin → MIYLDSCALPKLLLPEPETDALRTFLAARAAEGHVTAALTQTEAARTLVRAGADPEVGDAAEEMLDRVLRIRLTDPILRAAGQYPQRHLRSLDAIHLACAEDLEQALTAFVTCDKPLAAAATERDLPVEAPGA, encoded by the coding sequence TTGATCTACCTCGACTCCTGCGCGCTGCCGAAGCTGCTCCTCCCCGAGCCCGAGACGGACGCGCTGCGCACCTTTCTGGCCGCACGTGCCGCGGAAGGCCATGTCACCGCCGCGCTTACCCAGACCGAGGCGGCCCGCACACTCGTACGCGCAGGGGCGGACCCCGAAGTGGGGGACGCCGCCGAGGAGATGCTCGACCGCGTACTGCGCATCCGTCTCACCGACCCGATCCTGCGCGCGGCCGGCCAGTACCCGCAGCGCCACTTGCGCAGCCTCGACGCGATCCACCTCGCGTGTGCCGAAGACCTCGAACAGGCGCTGACCGCGTTCGTCACCTGCGACAAGCCGCTGGCCGCGGCGGCCACTGAGCGGGACTTGCCGGTCGAGGCCCCCGGCGCGTAG
- a CDS encoding chorismate mutase, protein MTTSDIDDAVRAELNSLRESIDNIDAAVVHMLAERFKCTQQVGHLKARHNLPPADPAREARQIERLRQLAESAKLDPAFAEKLLNFIIAEVIRHHETIARS, encoded by the coding sequence ATGACCACGAGTGACATCGACGATGCCGTACGCGCCGAACTGAACAGCCTGCGCGAGAGCATCGACAACATCGACGCGGCGGTCGTCCATATGCTCGCCGAGCGTTTCAAGTGCACCCAGCAGGTCGGCCACCTCAAGGCGCGGCACAATCTGCCGCCCGCCGACCCGGCCCGCGAGGCCCGCCAGATCGAGCGGCTGCGGCAGCTCGCGGAGAGCGCCAAACTGGATCCGGCGTTCGCCGAGAAGCTGCTGAACTTCATCATCGCCGAGGTCATCCGGCACCACGAGACGATCGCCCGCTCCTGA
- a CDS encoding type II toxin-antitoxin system Phd/YefM family antitoxin, producing MTTRVPIRRLQQHASELIERVASGERVETTRNGRLVAVLAPPDPEQRVMEDLVRTGTVDTENAESARGLGDRQPLAARPGPPARLSEVLPAMREEEDR from the coding sequence ATGACCACAAGAGTGCCGATCCGCCGGCTTCAGCAGCACGCGAGCGAACTCATCGAGAGGGTCGCGTCCGGGGAGCGCGTGGAGACCACGCGCAACGGCAGGCTCGTTGCGGTGCTCGCCCCGCCGGACCCGGAGCAGCGGGTGATGGAGGACCTCGTCCGCACGGGCACCGTCGACACGGAGAACGCGGAATCCGCGCGCGGGCTCGGCGACCGGCAGCCACTGGCCGCCCGTCCCGGTCCGCCCGCCCGGCTCTCCGAGGTCCTGCCGGCGATGCGAGAGGAAGAGGACCGTTGA